The Acanthopagrus latus isolate v.2019 chromosome 13, fAcaLat1.1, whole genome shotgun sequence genome contains a region encoding:
- the puraa gene encoding purine-rich element binding protein Aa isoform X1, which yields MDLARAPAFAVAGRGFAADRGRRQAGSIMADRDSGSEQGGAATGPGFGPMHLATGGAGSASGLQHETQELASKRVDIQNKRFYLDVKQNAKGRFLKIAEVGAGGNKSRLTLSMSVAVEFRDYLGDFIEHYAQLGPSNPGLVQDEPRRALKSEFLVRENRKYYMDLKENQRGRFLRIRQTVNRGPGLGSTQGQTIALPAQGLIEFRDALAKLIDDYGVEDEPAELPEGSSLTVDNKRFFFDVGSNKYGVFMRVSEVKPTYRNSITVPYKVWSKFGNTFSKYAEEMKKIQEKQREKRACELQQQEEMQADDGDED from the exons ATGG ATCTCGCGAGAGCTCCGGCGTTCGCTGTGGCTGGCCGTGGCTTtgcagcagacagagggagaaggcaggcaggcagcatcATGGCGGACAGAGACAGTGGAAGTGAGCAGGGAGGAGCAGCCACGGGCCCAGGCTTCGGTCCCATGCACCTAGCGACAGGAGGGGCGGGCTCGGCTTCCGGGCTCCAGCACGAGACTCAGGAGCTGGCGTCGAAGCGGGTTGACATCCAAAACAAACGCTTCTATTTGGACGTTAAGCAGAACGCGAAGGGCCGCTTCTTAAAGATAGCAGAAGTCGGGGCCGGTGGAAACAAGAGCCGCCTCACTCTCTCCATGTCCGTGGCGGTCGAGTTCCGTGACTACTTGGGAGACTTCATCGAACATTATGCCCAGCTGGGTCCGTCCAACCCGGGACTGGTACAAGACGAGCCGCGGCGAGCGCTGAAGAGCGAGTTCTTGGTCCGGGAAAATCGGAAATACTATATGGATCTGAAAGAGAACCAGAGGGGACGGTTTCTGAGGATTCGACAGACCGTTAACCGGGGGCCCGGTTTGGGATCCACGCAAGGCCAGACGATCGCTCTGCCTGCCCAGGGACTTATTGAGTTTCGTGACGCTTTGGCTAAACTTATTGACGATTACGGTGTAGAGGACGAACCTGCAGAGTTGCCCGAAGGGTCATCATTGACTGTGGACAACAAGCGGTTTTTCTTCGACGTCGGATCCAATAAGTATGGTGTGTTCATGAGGGTAAGCGAGGTGAAGCCAACGTACCGCAACTCAATCACGGTGCCCTACAAAGTGTGGTCCAAATTTGGGAATACTTTCAGTAAATACGccgaggagatgaagaagatcCAGGAGAAGCAGCGGGAGAAAAGGGCATGCGAGCTGCAGCAACAAGAGGAGATGCAGGCGGACGATGGAGACGAGGATTGA
- the puraa gene encoding purine-rich element binding protein Aa isoform X2: protein MADRDSGSEQGGAATGPGFGPMHLATGGAGSASGLQHETQELASKRVDIQNKRFYLDVKQNAKGRFLKIAEVGAGGNKSRLTLSMSVAVEFRDYLGDFIEHYAQLGPSNPGLVQDEPRRALKSEFLVRENRKYYMDLKENQRGRFLRIRQTVNRGPGLGSTQGQTIALPAQGLIEFRDALAKLIDDYGVEDEPAELPEGSSLTVDNKRFFFDVGSNKYGVFMRVSEVKPTYRNSITVPYKVWSKFGNTFSKYAEEMKKIQEKQREKRACELQQQEEMQADDGDED, encoded by the coding sequence ATGGCGGACAGAGACAGTGGAAGTGAGCAGGGAGGAGCAGCCACGGGCCCAGGCTTCGGTCCCATGCACCTAGCGACAGGAGGGGCGGGCTCGGCTTCCGGGCTCCAGCACGAGACTCAGGAGCTGGCGTCGAAGCGGGTTGACATCCAAAACAAACGCTTCTATTTGGACGTTAAGCAGAACGCGAAGGGCCGCTTCTTAAAGATAGCAGAAGTCGGGGCCGGTGGAAACAAGAGCCGCCTCACTCTCTCCATGTCCGTGGCGGTCGAGTTCCGTGACTACTTGGGAGACTTCATCGAACATTATGCCCAGCTGGGTCCGTCCAACCCGGGACTGGTACAAGACGAGCCGCGGCGAGCGCTGAAGAGCGAGTTCTTGGTCCGGGAAAATCGGAAATACTATATGGATCTGAAAGAGAACCAGAGGGGACGGTTTCTGAGGATTCGACAGACCGTTAACCGGGGGCCCGGTTTGGGATCCACGCAAGGCCAGACGATCGCTCTGCCTGCCCAGGGACTTATTGAGTTTCGTGACGCTTTGGCTAAACTTATTGACGATTACGGTGTAGAGGACGAACCTGCAGAGTTGCCCGAAGGGTCATCATTGACTGTGGACAACAAGCGGTTTTTCTTCGACGTCGGATCCAATAAGTATGGTGTGTTCATGAGGGTAAGCGAGGTGAAGCCAACGTACCGCAACTCAATCACGGTGCCCTACAAAGTGTGGTCCAAATTTGGGAATACTTTCAGTAAATACGccgaggagatgaagaagatcCAGGAGAAGCAGCGGGAGAAAAGGGCATGCGAGCTGCAGCAACAAGAGGAGATGCAGGCGGACGATGGAGACGAGGATTGA